The Hydrogenispora ethanolica genome includes the window CCATGGATGGCGGGATTGATCGAGCTGGCATGCTTACTTGTGATGGCACATACGTGTATTTCGGGTTACATACGTCACCGACCAAGATCTATAAGCGGGACGTATTCTCCAGTTTTATTTAAAGGAGATGGGCGAAATATTGACAGGGAGATGAGGGGATGGAAGACCAGCAGGTCTTTTTTCATTTTCTACGGCGGCTCGGCGAGTTCCCGGTTACGAAATTGGTGACCGGGTTTTTTATTTGCTGAAATCAAACGAAAGGGGAAAAGGAATGGAAGATTATCAAACGTTTGTGCATTTCATGCGACGGCTGGGGGAGTTTCCGCTGGCCAAGATCGTGGCTGGGGTCGGCTTATGGCTGCTGAAGTTGCTCTTCGGGCCGGTCTTCCGGCCGGTCTATGGCACGGTGATCCTGTTGTGGCTGGCAGATTTCGCGACCGGGTTCTATCACGCCCGGGCTAATCCGGCGATCGTGCCAGAGAGCCGCCGCCTCTATCATGGCCTGGTGAAACTGGGGATCTATTTGCTCCTGTTGATTTTGGGGAACTTCTGCAGCCAAACTGAGCTAACCATTGTCATTCAGACCATCATTGAGGCTTTCATTATTTTGACCGAGAGCTACTCGATCTTGGAGAACATCCAGAAAATCTGCGTCTTGAAGGGCTGGCCCGCGCCGTTGATTGACCAGATCATGAAGACGATCCGGGGCCGGTTGGGTGAGTTGGAGGAAAAACAGAATGACAAAATCTGATTTCATACGGCAAATGGAACTGGCTTGGCAGCAGGCAACGGCCTTGGGGATCAACATCAACAAGGCCGTTGTTTTTGCTCAGGCGGCGTTGGAATCGGGCTGGGGTAATTCGGGGCTGGCTCAGAAAGCTAACAATCTATTTGGAATTAAGGCGGCCAAGGCTTGGAATGGGCAAACGCTGGCGCTTCCGACAAAGGAATGGAGCAGGGAACGCGGATGGTATACGACGTCCGCGAACTGGTGTAAATGGCCCGACTGGTCAGGGTGCATCGTTTACTATGCTGGGATGTTGAAGCGGTTATCCTGGTTCCGAGATGCCTTGCAACACGTCAACTGTGCCGATGATTTTCTCCGGGCGCTCCTTCCGGAGCCGGGGCAGCCGGGATGGGCTACCGATCCTAATTATTTTTCGAAGGTCCGGATGGTCGGGGCCAAGATTGAAAGGCTGGGTGGGCCGAAGTGGATATGAAAAAGTATCTGGTAGGCGCATTAATCGGCGCTCTCGCGGTTGTCTCAGCGGGTGCGTTTTTTTATTTCTGGCCCCGGCCCGATCCGGTCCGAACTGAGATCCCCAGGAAAACTGTAGTTGAAAACCCAAACAGGGAACAAAAACGGCAGGCGGACGTTAAATTGAGTAAGGAGAGTGAGACCAGGCTCTCCGGAAAAGCGCACACCCCCATTACCTCCCTTTTAAAACCCGGCGATTCGGTAGAAGTACCAGTCGCCGGGTTTGTTTCTACTGTTTACAAGGATGCGGACACCGGCGAGGTAGTTGGGCAAGGCGAGCATTCGGTAGTGGGGAAAACCACTGTGACGGTCGAAGATGGCGGCGGAATCCGGGCGGATACGGAATTTGATGATTCAGTTGAAATAGCTGTGTCGGTGCCGGAAAATGAGAAACGGTGGCGGGTTGGGTTCATGGCCGGGATAGATACGCATGGAGACTTTAAAAGGGTGGCGTATGGTCAATATGACGTTTGGCAGCAGACGTGGAAACGGATCAGTCTGGCCGTGCCGGTGCGGGCGGAGTGGGAAAGGCGGGATGGGCAGGATGACCTAAGGGCGATGGTCGGAGTTGAATTTCGATTTTGACCTCATATGATGGATAGTCAAATAATCTCTCTAAAATCTCTGTATTGCAAAAGCCCTCATTCCTTTCGGAGTGGGGGCTTTTTTAATTTTAGTCGAACAAATTCAACACATATTAATTACTTGAAATCAATGATATCGTGCTATAATATTAACGATAGGTAATTAAAAAGGATTTGCTGTTATAGGATGAAGAGGAGGCGGGCAATTTGTTCTAAGTTTCGGGGAACTCTTGCCGATTAAAATAGTAAGAACCAATTGGAACTCATTGGAACCAATTCGAACACAAACCGAACAAAATGTTAAATTTTGGACTGAGAGGAAGGAACTTTAGTAAAGTAGTTTACCATTACTATCTAAAGTGGTAAAATAATAAACGTTTATCTTTTCTTTTTGGTTATACTAAGCATTATTCATGCCATATAATGGATGGGTGATGCTTTGTGAAAAAAAGAAAGGTAAAAAAGAAGGGGGTAAGGAATATGGCTGGCGCAACACTTCGGATTGTAGAGCCAGAAAAAAAACAGCAAAGCCCTAGCTGGCCCAAACATATCCCAATGCCCAGCGATGAAGATCTTGAGTTCTTGTCAGATATGAGCAAACGAGAAACAGGGTCTGCTTTTTTCGATGTAAAAAGAAGGGGTGATAACAACGACTGACCTACCTCTTTTGATTTCAGACGAAAAAATTATTCGAGGGAAAATATTTCGGGCTGCTTTTCCGTATTTAGAAGAGCGTCCGCTAGAGTTTTTTGAAAAATGTTCAGAGTGTAATAAGTGCGCGAATGCTACTTGCGGGCAAAATTATTGCGGAAGGGTAACATCAAAACCTGATGGATTTGAAGAACAAGACGATGCTCCGGTATATGTAATTAATCGTTTTAAAGCAAGATATGCTATCATTTTAAGTACGGAAGTGCTTAACCAAAATAAAAGGTGGTCAAGCGTTTTAGTAGCTCCGATTGTTGGAATTCATGATGATGAGTTGGACAAGCCACGTGTTAAAAAAATTATTAGCAGGGACCCTTCTTATTTTACAGCCCATTATTTAGAACCTTCTGTTACTGGTATGCATTGCTTTATAGATCTTAGTCGTATTGGCCCGATTCCCAAAAGTTGGCTATTGCAAGAAAAATCAGCAGAATTACAAGAAACCGATTTTGAAGTTATATCTAAAAAGATAGGCCTTGTGCTAGCCCAGAATAAGCTTGAACAGTGTGAAGAATGTGCAAAAAAACTTTGTGAAAATTGTGATATTAAACAAGAAGTCGAAGAGCTAAGAAAGCAACTTGAAAAAGGTGCTTAATATATGTCATTGTCAAAATCATAAATATTTTGCCCACTTACAGTGGGCTTTTTTATTTTTCTCAAAACGCCTTCTTCACAATATAGGTCACGATCCCCCACACGGCGAACTCGTCATCCTCTTTGACCTCGATTGGCTCATACTCCGGATTGGCCGGCATGAGGAAAACCCGATTTCCGCTTTTCATTATCCGCTTCAGCGTAAACTCTCCATTGATGCAACAAACCGCCATAGCACCATCCCGGTACTCCAGCGACTTGTCAATCACTAGTAGATCCCCGTCCTCCGCGCCGGCGTCTTTCATGGAATTCCCGTTGACTCGGCCGTAAAAAGTCGATACCGGATTCTTAACGACGACTTCATTCAAGTCGAGGATATTTTCAAGATAATCCTCTGCCGGGGAGGGGAATCCGGCGGTTACCTGGTGGCCTACGTATGGTAGGCCCGACTTGGAGAGCGTCTCGGCAGAGTGAATGATTAAGCTCATTCTGGATTATCCTTTCCCTTTGGCAAACATACGTTCGATAAAATTAGTATAATATGAATAGCTCAAATTTTAAAGTGGATAATTTTGGATTGTATGGAAGGGTCTTTGGAGGAATGTGGAAATATTTGCCTTAATGAACAATCCCCGAAATGGGATATTTTTTTATAATTTTTGTTGCTTTTAGCAACATATCATGTTATAATAAAAATGTAGAAAGGAGGTGAAAAGGTGCTTGGTATAATAAAGGAAGTGCTTGAAATCTTGCTAACACTACTCGCGATAGTGAAAGCGCTAAAGGAAATCAAGCACTCCAAGCGTCGAAAGTCCTCCAGACGGAGACGCTAACCACCGGGGAGGGAAACCTCCCTCCCCCTTATTATACCATGTAGGCCGGAGAATATGAAGAAAATTAGCACGCTCGATTGGGTAATGCTGGCGTTGATCGTTCTTTCGCTGCTTGATCTGGACTATCAAAGGGTTTCATTGCTACAAGTTGTCAAGCTTGGTTTAATGGCAGTTTGGGTAACTTTATTCGCGCTGAAAGTAAAAAGGTAACCGGGAGCCGATCCCGGCTTCCGGTTACCTCAGGAGGTAAAGCATGTTAATTCTTTACGGCCAAAAAGAATTTGCCGAAGCCATAGGATGGGACGACCGAAAACTACGGGTTTATTATCAACGCGGGAAATTACCCGAACCTTTTGCTATGGTAGGGGATAGGCCGGCATGGACGAAAGAACAAGTCGAAGAATTCAAGAAAATACTAACCGGGCAATGACCCGGTTTATTTTTTGTCCTCAATTTGGTGAAGTGGCTTCAATTCCCCGATTTCCTTTTGGATCCTTTCAACATCTTCTTTTTTAACCCACGACTTACCGGCCTTTTTGTAAATTGGCAATCTCCCAGCCTTCGACCACCGGTAAATGGTCGATCGGTCAACCTCTAAAATAATCACAGCGTCATTGATATGCATCAGCTCATCCAATCCGATCACCTCGCTTAGATTGTAGCATCTTTTGCGTTTGTTGTAAATGTTGAAAATATCTCTTTACAACAAAAACTACATATGCTACAATTAAGACAGTTAAGATAAGTAAATCAAGAGGGAGCGCTGAAGGATGAAGGCTGGCGATTATATTTACACTCCGAGATTTTGTTCAGTAAAAATTAAAAAGGTTTATAAAGACGAAGGTCAAGCCCGAAAAGATGGATTTTATGAACCGACGTATTATAAAGATGGACAATACAAAATTTATGGAAAGCATACCGGAACAAACACCATGGATTTTGCAGCCATCCAAATCTAACCCGGCCCAGCGCCGGTCCCGTCCGGGCAAAGCCCGCTGAGGAGTCCGTGGAAGTCGGACGAAACGGGGATTAGAAGAAGGGAGGTTATGACAATATGACCACAAACACTATCAAAGCAGATCGTGTCAAAAAACTACTGTACAAGCGGCCGGCTCTAGCTATACTGGGCTACGATATGATCACCAGTGAACTGTATGAAATTCAATCGGCTTGCGGAGATGTACAGTGGTTTATTGATAGCGACGATGATACGTTGCTTAACGCTCTCGACGGAAACGAAGAGGACGAATACGAGTTCCGCATGGCTTTTTCGGATTTAATTGCCAAAGCGGATGCTCTAGATAATGCAATGAGGGACAGCGTTGTCAGAGAAATGTTTGATGACTGTACGGTTTCATTAATCGGAAACCGCTACAAAACGATTGGATATGACAGCATGGAAGAGGATTATTTTTCGCTCACGTCATTTGAGCAAGAGTTGGCTTTCACCGAGAGTGGCCAAAGGCTGATGCGTAAAACGAAACAAGAGATGATTGCGAGCATCGGCCAATGTCTCGGTGTAACTATTGCATTCCTTGACCTGCGTCAGGCCTATGATTACCTGAAGGCGACGTTAGAC containing:
- a CDS encoding phage holin family protein, producing MEDYQTFVHFMRRLGEFPLAKIVAGVGLWLLKLLFGPVFRPVYGTVILLWLADFATGFYHARANPAIVPESRRLYHGLVKLGIYLLLLILGNFCSQTELTIVIQTIIEAFIILTESYSILENIQKICVLKGWPAPLIDQIMKTIRGRLGELEEKQNDKI
- a CDS encoding LexA family protein — protein: MSLIIHSAETLSKSGLPYVGHQVTAGFPSPAEDYLENILDLNEVVVKNPVSTFYGRVNGNSMKDAGAEDGDLLVIDKSLEYRDGAMAVCCINGEFTLKRIMKSGNRVFLMPANPEYEPIEVKEDDEFAVWGIVTYIVKKAF
- a CDS encoding helix-turn-helix domain-containing protein encodes the protein MDELMHINDAVIILEVDRSTIYRWSKAGRLPIYKKAGKSWVKKEDVERIQKEIGELKPLHQIEDKK
- a CDS encoding glycoside hydrolase family 73 protein; amino-acid sequence: MTKSDFIRQMELAWQQATALGININKAVVFAQAALESGWGNSGLAQKANNLFGIKAAKAWNGQTLALPTKEWSRERGWYTTSANWCKWPDWSGCIVYYAGMLKRLSWFRDALQHVNCADDFLRALLPEPGQPGWATDPNYFSKVRMVGAKIERLGGPKWI